A window of Acidimicrobiales bacterium contains these coding sequences:
- the ppdK gene encoding pyruvate, phosphate dikinase, translating to MTWVYGFAHRHSRAPRDLKALLGGKGANLAEMTSVLALPVPPGFTITTDACRAYMATGWPGGLDAEIDGHVASLERFMGRRLGDPDDPLLVSVRSGAAFSMPGMMDTILNLGLNDESVKGLAARTDERFALDSYRRLLAMYGRIVLDVPGEHFDDPLEQAKVDAGVRTDAELTAEALAELVAGYQRAIVEHHGAPFPQDPREQLRQAVEAVFRSWQSPRAKAYRRREHIADDLGTAVNIQSMVFGNRDDQSGTGVAFTRDPSTGAAGAYGDFLVNAQGEDVVAGIRATLPLQDMAEIFPAAHTELTFMLERLERHYRDMLDCEFTVESGRLWMLQTRVGKRTGAAALRIAVALTEDPTIHISRAEAVQRVRPDHLDQVLHPQLGDVKAPLLATGLPASPGAAVGHAYFDADRAEAAARDGERVVLVRPETSPEDVHGIAVAQGVLTSRGGLVSHAAVVARGWGKPAVVGAESLTIGPDSLTTADGTVVREGDWISLDGARGTVFVGELALKEGNVPSEFGIILGWADEIRAGVLGVRANADTGPDAARARELGAEGIGLCRTEHMFLQEDRLPVVRRMILADEPEEEKAALLELLAVQRADFEEVLEAMDGLPVTVRLLDPPLHEFLPSVEELIVQDAQGKLPAEGKALLAAARHWQEQNPMLGLRGVRLGIVKVGLYRMQVRALVEAALRRQSLGGRPVLEIMIPLVINMAELDLTRRWVEEEVATVLAEHDARLDVSVGSMIETPRAAIRAADIAKAADFFSFGTNDLTQMTLGFSRDDVAPILESYLEQGLLSVDPFKSIDQPGVGELVAMAVERGRSTKPHLKMGVCGEHGGDPESVEFFHRLGIDYVSCSPFRVPVARLAAAHAVLSASAGVGDFDDR from the coding sequence ATGACCTGGGTCTACGGATTCGCACATCGGCACAGCCGGGCGCCGAGGGACCTCAAGGCGCTGCTCGGCGGCAAGGGCGCCAACCTCGCCGAGATGACCTCCGTGCTCGCATTGCCCGTGCCGCCCGGGTTCACGATCACCACCGACGCCTGTCGGGCCTACATGGCCACCGGGTGGCCGGGCGGACTCGACGCCGAGATCGACGGCCACGTCGCCAGCCTCGAGCGCTTCATGGGCCGCCGCCTCGGCGATCCCGACGACCCGCTGTTGGTGAGCGTCCGCTCGGGAGCGGCCTTCTCCATGCCCGGGATGATGGACACCATCTTGAACCTGGGCCTCAACGACGAGTCGGTCAAGGGCCTGGCGGCGCGGACCGACGAGCGCTTCGCCCTCGACTCCTACCGCCGGCTGCTCGCCATGTACGGCCGGATCGTGCTCGACGTCCCCGGCGAGCACTTCGACGACCCGCTCGAGCAGGCCAAGGTCGACGCGGGGGTGCGCACGGACGCCGAGCTCACCGCCGAGGCGCTCGCCGAGCTCGTCGCCGGCTACCAGCGCGCCATCGTCGAGCACCACGGTGCCCCCTTCCCCCAGGACCCCCGTGAGCAGCTGCGCCAGGCCGTCGAGGCGGTGTTCCGGTCGTGGCAGTCACCCCGGGCCAAGGCCTACCGCCGCCGCGAGCACATCGCCGACGACCTCGGCACGGCGGTGAACATCCAGTCGATGGTGTTCGGCAACCGCGACGACCAGTCGGGGACGGGGGTGGCGTTCACCCGCGATCCGTCGACCGGCGCGGCGGGCGCCTACGGCGACTTCCTGGTGAACGCCCAGGGCGAGGACGTCGTCGCCGGCATCCGGGCCACCCTGCCCCTCCAGGACATGGCCGAGATCTTCCCGGCCGCCCACACCGAGCTGACCTTCATGCTCGAGCGTCTCGAGCGGCACTACCGCGACATGCTCGACTGCGAGTTCACCGTCGAGAGCGGCCGGCTCTGGATGCTCCAGACCCGGGTCGGCAAGCGCACCGGGGCGGCGGCGTTGCGCATCGCCGTGGCGCTCACCGAGGACCCCACCATCCACATCTCGCGGGCCGAGGCCGTGCAGCGGGTGCGGCCCGACCACCTCGACCAGGTGCTGCACCCCCAGCTCGGCGACGTGAAGGCCCCGCTCCTGGCCACCGGCCTGCCGGCGTCGCCCGGGGCGGCGGTCGGCCACGCCTACTTCGACGCCGACCGTGCCGAGGCGGCGGCCCGCGACGGCGAGCGGGTGGTGCTCGTGCGTCCGGAGACCTCCCCCGAGGACGTCCACGGGATCGCCGTCGCCCAGGGGGTCCTCACCTCCCGCGGTGGACTCGTCAGCCATGCGGCCGTCGTCGCCCGGGGCTGGGGCAAGCCGGCGGTGGTCGGGGCCGAGAGCCTCACCATCGGCCCCGACTCGTTGACGACCGCCGACGGCACGGTGGTCCGCGAGGGGGACTGGATCTCCCTCGACGGCGCCCGCGGCACCGTCTTCGTCGGTGAGCTCGCCCTCAAGGAGGGCAACGTGCCGAGCGAGTTCGGCATCATCCTCGGGTGGGCCGACGAGATCCGCGCCGGGGTCCTCGGGGTGCGGGCCAACGCCGACACCGGACCCGACGCGGCCCGGGCCCGCGAGCTCGGCGCCGAGGGCATCGGGCTGTGCCGCACCGAGCACATGTTCCTCCAGGAGGACCGGCTCCCGGTCGTGCGGCGCATGATCCTCGCCGACGAGCCCGAGGAGGAGAAGGCCGCCCTCCTGGAGCTGCTCGCCGTGCAGCGCGCCGACTTCGAGGAGGTGCTCGAGGCGATGGACGGCCTGCCGGTCACCGTGCGCCTCCTCGACCCGCCGCTCCACGAGTTCCTCCCGTCGGTGGAGGAGCTGATCGTGCAGGACGCGCAGGGCAAGCTCCCCGCCGAGGGCAAGGCCCTGCTCGCCGCGGCGCGGCACTGGCAGGAGCAGAACCCCATGCTCGGCCTCCGCGGCGTCCGGCTCGGCATCGTGAAGGTCGGCCTCTACCGCATGCAGGTGCGGGCGCTCGTCGAGGCCGCCCTGCGGCGCCAGTCGCTCGGCGGGCGACCGGTGCTCGAGATCATGATCCCGCTGGTCATCAACATGGCCGAGCTCGACCTCACCCGCCGCTGGGTGGAGGAGGAGGTGGCCACCGTGCTGGCCGAGCACGACGCCCGCCTCGACGTGAGCGTCGGATCGATGATCGAGACGCCGCGGGCCGCCATCCGCGCCGCCGACATCGCCAAGGCCGCCGACTTCTTCTCCTTCGGTACCAACGACCTCACGCAGATGACGCTCGGCTTCAGCCGCGACGACGTCGCCCCGATCCTCGAGAGCTACCTCGAGCAGGGCCTGCTGTCGGTCGACCCGTTCAAGTCGATCGACCAGCCGGGCGTCGGCGAGCTCGTCGCCATGGCCGTCGAGCGGGGTCGTTCGACGAAGCCCCACCTGAAGATGGGGGTGTGCGGCGAGCACGGCGGCGACCCCGAGTCCGTGGAGTTCTTCCACCGTCTCGGCATCGACTACGTGTCGTGCTCGCCGTTCCGCGTGCCCGTGGCCCGCCTGGCGGCGGCGCACGCCGTGCTGTCGGCGTCGGCCGGCGTCGGCGACTTCGACGACCGCTGA
- the dnaG gene encoding DNA primase: MGIEDDDIASVRAATDIVAVISEHVALKRVGRRWQGLCPFHSEKSGSFSVNAEDKLYYCFGCGAKGDVITFVREIEHLDFVAAVEKLAAKSGVTLRYTDEGQNEGRKRRARLLDAVAEAVDWYHDRLLSAPDAAAARGYLRSRGLTGDEVRAYKIGWAPEGWDELAVALRLPADVFVDAGLGFLNSRGRPTDAFRGRILFPIFDVSGHPVGFGGRIMPGAEGAKYKNSVDSSIYGKSKLLYGLNWAKADIVRADEAIVCEGYTDVIGFAKAGVPRAVATCGTALTEDHFKLLRSFARRVVLAFDADAAGQNAAARVYAWERAYDLDVAVAVMPGGVDPADLALTDPAALVASVADARPFLKFRLDRALAAARFETPEQRVRAAEGAMSVVSEHPSEMVRDQYLLEVAARCRVDPGQLRGRTFPPPPVPGADRRAAAPRGSAVAEDRPRRPPRPVRDTAETEALRLLISRRDEVGPHLDEALFGDPVVSAAYRAAVRTPVLAEAVASLDDDPAASELLQRLAVEETDADLDDVLTRLVDEAAGRALAALEAEARVAEDPLAVAGDVAWVKLRTLELRDPSTTEEARGLLVGWLTGRSEEER, translated from the coding sequence GTGGGGATCGAGGACGACGACATCGCCAGCGTGCGGGCTGCCACCGACATCGTCGCGGTGATCAGCGAGCACGTCGCGTTGAAGCGGGTCGGTCGTCGGTGGCAGGGGCTGTGCCCGTTCCACAGCGAGAAGAGCGGGTCGTTCTCCGTGAACGCCGAGGACAAGCTCTACTACTGCTTCGGGTGCGGGGCGAAGGGCGACGTCATCACCTTCGTCCGCGAGATCGAGCACCTCGACTTCGTGGCCGCCGTCGAGAAGCTGGCCGCCAAGTCCGGGGTGACGCTGCGCTACACCGACGAAGGGCAGAACGAGGGGCGCAAGCGGCGGGCGCGGCTGCTCGACGCCGTCGCCGAGGCGGTGGACTGGTACCACGATCGGCTGCTGTCGGCCCCCGACGCCGCCGCCGCCCGCGGGTACCTGCGATCGCGGGGGCTGACCGGCGACGAGGTGCGGGCGTACAAGATCGGCTGGGCCCCGGAGGGCTGGGACGAGCTGGCCGTCGCGCTGCGCCTCCCCGCCGACGTGTTCGTCGACGCCGGACTCGGGTTCCTCAACAGCAGGGGCCGCCCGACCGACGCCTTCCGAGGCCGGATCCTGTTCCCGATCTTCGACGTGAGCGGTCACCCGGTCGGCTTCGGCGGGCGCATCATGCCCGGCGCCGAGGGCGCCAAGTACAAGAACTCGGTCGACAGCTCCATCTACGGCAAGTCGAAGCTGCTCTACGGGCTCAACTGGGCGAAGGCCGACATCGTGCGGGCCGACGAGGCGATCGTGTGCGAGGGGTACACCGACGTCATCGGGTTCGCGAAGGCCGGCGTCCCCCGGGCGGTGGCGACCTGCGGCACCGCGCTCACCGAGGATCACTTCAAGCTCCTGCGCAGCTTCGCCCGTCGGGTGGTGCTGGCCTTCGACGCCGACGCCGCCGGACAGAACGCCGCTGCCCGCGTGTACGCGTGGGAGCGGGCCTACGACCTCGACGTGGCCGTGGCGGTCATGCCCGGGGGGGTCGACCCGGCCGACCTCGCCCTCACCGACCCGGCCGCGCTGGTGGCGTCGGTGGCCGACGCCCGGCCGTTCCTGAAGTTCCGACTCGACCGCGCTCTCGCCGCGGCGCGCTTCGAGACGCCCGAGCAGCGGGTCCGGGCGGCCGAGGGGGCCATGTCGGTCGTGTCCGAGCACCCGAGCGAGATGGTGCGCGACCAGTACCTCCTCGAGGTCGCCGCCCGGTGCCGCGTCGACCCCGGTCAGCTCCGAGGTCGCACTTTCCCGCCTCCGCCGGTCCCCGGGGCCGACCGGCGGGCCGCGGCGCCGCGGGGGAGCGCGGTCGCCGAGGACCGGCCCCGGCGACCCCCCCGACCGGTTCGCGACACCGCCGAGACCGAGGCGTTGCGGCTGTTGATCTCCCGCCGCGACGAGGTGGGGCCGCACCTCGACGAGGCCCTCTTCGGCGACCCGGTGGTGAGCGCCGCCTACCGGGCCGCGGTCCGCACCCCCGTGCTGGCCGAGGCGGTCGCCTCGCTCGACGACGACCCGGCCGCGTCCGAGCTCCTCCAACGCCTGGCCGTCGAGGAGACCGACGCCGACCTGGACGACGTGCTCACCCGCCTCGTCGACGAGGCGGCCGGGCGGGCCCTGGCCGCCCTGGAGGCCGAGGCCCGGGTGGCCGAGGACCCCCTCGCCGTAGCCGGTGACGTGGCATGGGTGAAGCTCCGGACGCTCGAGCTCCGTGACCCTTCGACCACGGAGGAGGCCCGGGGGCTGTTGGTAGGGTGGCTGACCGGGCGCTCGGAGGAGGAACGATGA
- the rpoD gene encoding RNA polymerase sigma factor RpoD produces the protein MGDLAVLAAGDATEEALECAKVALAERGVAVDASEPDAGALTDEALLGASIDAGADHPVAVILHDPLVDGDDLVERRHRARYKGAASRDALRLGSQAGEGGSADPVRMYLKEIGRVSLLTGAEEVELAQIIERGSEAAERLAELAARGEADELSTAERLRLTRLVRKGEDAKAELTQANLRLVVSIAKRYVGRGMLMLDLIQEGNLGLMRAVEKFDWTKGFKFSTYATWWIRQAITRAIADQARTIRIPVHMVESINKVHRVQRQMMQTLEREPTVEELAERVDMTPARVREIMRISQDPLSLDSPVGEEDDSNLADFIEDQTAEAPAEMAARMMLNEAVEEALDDLNDREKAVVRMRFGLDDGQARTLEEVGREFGVTRERIRQIESKTLAKLRHPQHSQKLRDYLDGE, from the coding sequence ATGGGCGACCTCGCCGTCCTGGCCGCCGGGGACGCCACCGAGGAGGCGCTCGAGTGCGCCAAGGTCGCGCTGGCCGAGCGGGGCGTCGCCGTCGACGCCAGCGAGCCCGACGCCGGGGCGTTGACCGACGAGGCTCTCCTCGGGGCCAGCATCGACGCCGGTGCCGATCACCCCGTGGCGGTCATCCTCCACGACCCGCTCGTCGACGGTGACGACCTCGTCGAGCGCCGGCACCGGGCGCGCTACAAGGGGGCGGCGTCGCGTGACGCCCTGCGCCTCGGCTCCCAGGCCGGCGAGGGCGGTTCGGCCGACCCGGTCCGGATGTACCTGAAGGAGATCGGGCGGGTCTCACTGCTCACCGGCGCCGAGGAGGTGGAGCTCGCCCAGATCATCGAGCGGGGGAGCGAGGCCGCCGAGCGCCTCGCCGAGCTGGCGGCCCGCGGCGAGGCCGACGAGCTCTCCACCGCCGAGCGGCTCCGGCTCACCCGCCTCGTGCGCAAGGGCGAGGACGCCAAGGCCGAGCTCACCCAGGCCAACCTGCGCCTAGTGGTGTCCATCGCCAAGCGCTACGTGGGTCGCGGGATGCTCATGCTCGACCTCATCCAGGAGGGCAACCTCGGTCTGATGCGGGCCGTCGAGAAGTTCGACTGGACCAAGGGCTTCAAGTTCTCCACCTACGCGACGTGGTGGATCCGCCAGGCCATCACCCGCGCCATCGCCGACCAGGCCCGCACCATCCGCATCCCGGTGCACATGGTCGAGTCCATCAACAAGGTGCACCGGGTGCAGCGCCAGATGATGCAGACCCTCGAGCGCGAGCCGACGGTGGAGGAGCTGGCCGAGCGGGTCGACATGACCCCGGCGCGGGTGCGCGAGATCATGCGCATCTCCCAGGACCCGTTGTCGCTCGACTCGCCCGTCGGGGAGGAGGATGACTCCAACCTGGCCGACTTCATCGAAGACCAGACCGCCGAGGCCCCAGCGGAGATGGCCGCCCGGATGATGCTCAACGAGGCCGTCGAGGAGGCCCTCGACGACCTCAACGACCGGGAGAAGGCCGTGGTGCGCATGCGCTTCGGGCTCGACGACGGCCAGGCCCGCACCCTCGAGGAGGTGGGCCGGGAGTTCGGCGTCACCCGAGAGCGGATCCGCCAGATCGAGTCCAAGACGCTCGCCAAGCTGCGCCACCCCCAGCACAGCCAGAAGCTGCGCGACTACCTCGACGGGGAGTGA
- a CDS encoding S8 family serine peptidase codes for MLLAAAVIAATLPVIAPPVSPSAGAAAPAAVECTTPPPSFVADSLTPQALRERYGIQPLLDAGYDGRGQTAVLIEFDQSVDIEALDQWKACLGVDGPPITQTGVLGASVPLPPSPCGGTGEPGCFGEAQGDAYAMIAGAPGLDQLYVLVSDQNEQEVLADILDRVRSGVYTGGRRPDVVSLSFGDCQPQWTTAEIEDTETALQALAEAGTWFFHAAGDAGPSGCSNHPVCDTALAGPDMRYPAASRWTTAVGGTEIEDANPLGEGSVWNESPGDVTTSGGENCASGGGGLSTFPTPASQGNLPGGATLPTRGLPDVSALAGYPGYLNLASSGSCVNETPADCWFGNGGTSLASPLYAGAFASIRSRLLAEGLTPPTVLNDAIYAIAADPTDYAAAFVDITKGNNRIYESVDCCDATIGYDLASGLGELRIDVVAELLATVARNTVPTTPTTPTTTPAAAVPATPAFTG; via the coding sequence GTGCTCCTCGCCGCAGCCGTGATCGCCGCGACCCTCCCCGTGATCGCACCGCCGGTCTCCCCCAGTGCGGGCGCCGCGGCCCCCGCCGCCGTCGAGTGCACGACGCCACCCCCGTCCTTCGTAGCCGACTCCCTCACCCCCCAGGCACTGCGCGAGCGCTACGGCATCCAACCGCTGCTCGACGCCGGCTACGACGGTCGCGGCCAGACGGCGGTCCTCATCGAGTTCGATCAGTCCGTGGACATCGAGGCACTGGACCAGTGGAAGGCCTGCCTCGGCGTCGACGGTCCACCGATCACCCAGACGGGCGTGCTCGGCGCCTCGGTCCCACTGCCGCCCTCGCCCTGCGGCGGAACCGGCGAACCGGGGTGCTTCGGTGAGGCGCAGGGCGACGCCTACGCCATGATCGCCGGCGCCCCCGGGCTCGATCAGCTCTACGTCCTGGTGAGCGACCAGAACGAGCAGGAGGTGCTCGCCGACATCCTCGACCGTGTTCGGTCGGGGGTCTACACCGGCGGCCGGCGGCCCGATGTGGTGTCGCTCAGCTTCGGGGACTGCCAGCCGCAGTGGACCACCGCGGAGATCGAGGACACCGAGACGGCCCTCCAGGCGCTCGCCGAGGCGGGGACGTGGTTCTTCCACGCCGCAGGGGACGCAGGACCCTCGGGCTGCTCCAACCACCCGGTCTGTGACACGGCGCTGGCGGGGCCGGACATGCGGTACCCGGCAGCATCACGATGGACGACCGCCGTGGGCGGCACGGAGATCGAGGACGCGAACCCCCTCGGTGAGGGTTCGGTGTGGAACGAGAGCCCGGGCGATGTCACCACCAGCGGAGGCGAGAACTGCGCCTCTGGTGGAGGGGGTCTCTCGACGTTCCCGACCCCCGCCTCTCAGGGCAACCTGCCCGGTGGGGCGACCCTTCCGACACGGGGCCTCCCCGACGTCTCGGCCCTCGCGGGGTACCCGGGCTACCTCAACCTGGCCTCCAGCGGCTCCTGCGTCAACGAGACCCCGGCCGACTGCTGGTTCGGCAACGGTGGCACGAGCCTCGCCTCGCCGCTCTACGCCGGCGCGTTCGCGTCGATCCGCTCCCGTCTGCTGGCCGAGGGCCTGACGCCGCCGACGGTGCTCAACGACGCGATCTACGCCATCGCCGCCGACCCGACCGACTACGCCGCCGCGTTCGTCGACATCACGAAGGGCAACAACCGCATCTACGAGTCCGTCGACTGCTGCGACGCCACCATCGGCTACGACCTGGCGAGCGGGCTCGGTGAGCTCCGCATCGACGTGGTGGCCGAGCTGCTCGCCACCGTGGCCCGGAACACCGTGCCGACCACACCGACGACCCCGACGACGACGCCTGCGGCCGCAGTTCCGGCGACCCCCGCCTTCACGGGCTGA